CGTGATGTTCGTGGCACCGCCGATGACCAGGGCCACCGCGATCGTCTCCCCCATCGCCCGGCCGAGGCCGAGCATCACCGCGCCGACGACGCCGCCGAAGCTGTGCGGGAAGACCGCTCCCCGGATCATCTCCCAGCGGGTGGCGCCGAGCGCGAGGGCCGCGTCCTTGTCGGCGCGCGGGACGGTGCTGAACACCTCACGCGTGATCGAGGTGATGATCGGCGTCACCATGATCGCCAGGATGAGGCCGGCGGTCATGAAGTTGCGACCGGTGCTCACCGGGCCGAAGAGGCGCCCGATCAGCGGAATGCCGCCGAACACGTCGTGGATCCACTGGTAGACCGGGACCAGGGCGGGCGCGACGACCAGGATGCCCCAGAGGCCGAAGACCACCGACGGTACGGCGGCCAGCAGGTCGATCACGGTCACCGCCGGGCCGCGCAGCCGGCGCGGCGCCAACTCGGTGAGGAACAGCGCGATACCGACCGAGACCGGCACCGCGAACAGCAGGGCGATCAGCGACGAGATCGCCGTACCGTACGCGAACGACAGCGCGCCGAAGATCGCGTCGCCGGCGGCCGGGTTCGGATCCCAGACCCGCTCGGTGATCAACCGCAGGCCCATCGCGTCGAACGCCGGCCAGGCCTCCCGGACGGTGGTGATCAGGATCAACCCGAGAATGGCGAGCACCAGCAGGCCGGTGCCGAGCGTCCACCAGGAGAAGACACGGTCGCCGAGGGCGCTGCGGCCATGCTGGGCCAGCGCCGACCGGGGGGCGGGGGGTTTGTTCGTCAAGGTCATCTTCACTCCAGCTCAGGTACCCCGCTGGGGACGGGATCGACCTGACCCCGTCCCCAGCTGGAACGCCCTAGCGATCTTGATTTGATCAGCCCTGGATCTTCTCGACCTGGGCCAGTGCCTTCTCCTTGAGGGAGGCGGGCAGCGGCGCGAAGTCGATCTCCTTGGCCAGGTCCTGGCCGTCGTTGAGCAGGTAGGTGAGGAAGCCCTTGACCAGCTCGGCCTTGGCGGCGTCGCCGTAGGAGGTCTTGACGATGATGAACGTCGGTGCGGTGATCGGGTAGGCGCTGGCACCGGCGGCGTCGAGCGGGTTGTAGCTCAGGTCGTCGGCGATCTCGGCGCCCTCCAGGCCGGAGGTGGTGCCCTCGATCGTCGGCTCGACGAACTGGCCGTCCTTGTTCTTGATGGCGGCGAACGTCAGCTGGGTCGCCTTGGCGTCGCTCAGGTCGACGTAGCCCACGGCGCCGTTGGTCTGCTTGACGATCTGGGCGACACCGGTGTTCTTCTCGCCACCCTGGGTGCTGGCCGGCCAGGCCACCGTGTCACCGCTGCCCAGCTTCCAGGTGCCCGAGGCGGCGGCGTCGAGGTACTTGGTGAAGTTGTTGGTGGTGCCGGAGCCGTCCGAGCGGTGCGCGACGGTGATCGCCGTGCTGGGCAGCTCGACGCCCGGGTTGTCGGCCTTGATGGCCGCGTCGTCCCAGGTTTTGATGTCGGTCTGGAAGATCTTGGCGAGCGTCTCGGCGCTCAGCTGCAGCTTGTCGACGCCCTGCAGGTTGTAGGCGACCGTGATCGGCGCCGCCACCGTCGGCACGTAGAGGAAGGAACCGGCGGCCACGCCGTCGGTGTCCTTCACCAGGCTGTCGGTGCCGGCGAAGTCGACCAGGCCCTCACCGAACTGCTTCTTGCCGGTGCCCGAGCCGGTCGCGTTGTAGGTGACCGTCACGTTGGAGGCCTCGGCCTTGAAGGCTTCGATGACCTCTTGGTAGTAAGCGTCCGGGAAGCTGGCGCCCGACGCCTTCAACTCGCCGGACAGGTCAGCGTAGGCGCTGTCGCCGCCGCTGCCGCCCGGCTCCGAGCTGTTGTCGTTGCTACCACAGCCGGTAAGCGCGAGCGCGGCAAGCGCGACGCCAGCAAGGACGCGCCGCGAAAGCACGTTGCGGTTCACCAGGTAAGCCTCTCTATCGGGGTGCATCAGCCCGTCCGGGCCGTACGCGAGTCAAGCTAGGAGGCGCAGGTAGCCGGACTCCCGGTCCCAGGTGAACGAAAAATGAACTTGGCGGCTCGGTGGTGGCCGAACCGGCGACGGGATGTGACCTTGATGCCGCGACCGCACCGGATGCCCGGATTGGCACCGCTCCCGGACCGGCACCCGACCGGCCCGCGGCCCGCGCTCAGAGCCGGATCGTTCCGGTCACCAGGTAGACGACCTGGCGCGCGACGTTGACCGCGTGGTCGGCGTACCGCTCGTAGTACCGGCCGACCAGGGCCAGGTCGATCGCCGACTCCACCCCGTACGGCCAGCCGGAGACGAGCAGCGAGAGCAGGCGCTCCTGGGCGGCGTCGACCTCGTCGTCGTCCAGCCCGAGCTGCATCGCGTCGAACCGGTCGCGGGTGGCCAGCACCATCGTGGTCTTGTCGGCGATCCGGGCCGCGGCGTCGGCCAGCCCGGTCATCACCGGCACCGCCGACTCCGGGACCACCCCCACCGGATGCCGCATCCGGACGACCTTCGCGACATGCACCGCGAGATCCCCCATCCGTTCCAGGTCACCGGCGATCCGCAGCGCGCACAGCACCAGGCGCAGATCCGAGGCGACCGGCTGGTGCCGGACCAGCAGCTGGGGAATCGTCGCCTCCACCTCGGCCCGCTGGCCGTCCAGCACCGCGTCACCGGCCACCACCGCCTCGGCCGCGCCCAGGTCGACGTCGAGCAGGGCGGTGGTCGCGCCACGGACGGCCCCGGCGGCACCCCGGCTCATCGTCGCCAGCACGCCGGTGAGCCGGTCGAGCTGCTCGTCGTAGCTGTCCCGACCCATCACGCCTCCGTCCACCCTGGTCAGTGCCCACCCGACGGCGGCGGACGCTGCCGGCTCCCGGCGGTGCGGGGCCGGCCCCTGGACAGCAACCTACCTGCCCGCCGCACACCACCGCCCGGCTCGGCGGTCAGTCGGCCAGCACGTCCAGCAGCAGCGCCGCCGTCCAGCTGAACGCCGGCGAGCCCAGGCCGGCGCCGGTGTCCGGGTGGAAGTACTCGTGGCAGCCGGCCGTGCCGGCCAGCTCGATCATCGACGCGCGCAGCCCGGCTGCCAACCGGTCCTGCCCGTGCGCGAGCAGCCCGTGCCGGACCAGCCAGCTGATGTTCATCCAGCTGGGACCGCGCCAGTAGCGCAGCGGCTCGAAGTCGGTCGCGGTGCGGTCGTGACTCGGCAGCGGACGGGCCATCCGGGTGGCCAGACCGAACCGGGCCGAGCCGGCCTCGACGAGCGCCGCCTCGACCTGCCGCGCGGGCAGGTCGGGCAGGATCAGCGGGGTCAGGCCGAGCACCGTCCGGGCCGGGGTCAGCCGGCCGGCCCGCAGGTCGCGGGGGTGGAAGGTGCCACTGGCCGGGTCGTACAGCCGGGTCACCACCGCCTCGGTGATCCGGGCCGCCCGGTTCCGGTGCGGGGCCGGGTCCGCGCCGATCTCGCCGGCGATCCGGGCCAGCGCCCGCTCGGCGGCGCCCCGGGCCGCGTTGAACAGCGGACACTCCACGACGAACGGGTGCCGGTCGGCCAGGGCCTCGTCGCGGTATCCGCCCGCGCGG
This is a stretch of genomic DNA from Micromonospora sp. WMMD1082. It encodes these proteins:
- the phoU gene encoding phosphate signaling complex protein PhoU, encoding MGRDSYDEQLDRLTGVLATMSRGAAGAVRGATTALLDVDLGAAEAVVAGDAVLDGQRAEVEATIPQLLVRHQPVASDLRLVLCALRIAGDLERMGDLAVHVAKVVRMRHPVGVVPESAVPVMTGLADAAARIADKTTMVLATRDRFDAMQLGLDDDEVDAAQERLLSLLVSGWPYGVESAIDLALVGRYYERYADHAVNVARQVVYLVTGTIRL
- the pstS gene encoding phosphate ABC transporter substrate-binding protein PstS, whose protein sequence is MNRNVLSRRVLAGVALAALALTGCGSNDNSSEPGGSGGDSAYADLSGELKASGASFPDAYYQEVIEAFKAEASNVTVTYNATGSGTGKKQFGEGLVDFAGTDSLVKDTDGVAAGSFLYVPTVAAPITVAYNLQGVDKLQLSAETLAKIFQTDIKTWDDAAIKADNPGVELPSTAITVAHRSDGSGTTNNFTKYLDAAASGTWKLGSGDTVAWPASTQGGEKNTGVAQIVKQTNGAVGYVDLSDAKATQLTFAAIKNKDGQFVEPTIEGTTSGLEGAEIADDLSYNPLDAAGASAYPITAPTFIIVKTSYGDAAKAELVKGFLTYLLNDGQDLAKEIDFAPLPASLKEKALAQVEKIQG
- the pstC gene encoding phosphate ABC transporter permease subunit PstC, which translates into the protein MTLTNKPPAPRSALAQHGRSALGDRVFSWWTLGTGLLVLAILGLILITTVREAWPAFDAMGLRLITERVWDPNPAAGDAIFGALSFAYGTAISSLIALLFAVPVSVGIALFLTELAPRRLRGPAVTVIDLLAAVPSVVFGLWGILVVAPALVPVYQWIHDVFGGIPLIGRLFGPVSTGRNFMTAGLILAIMVTPIITSITREVFSTVPRADKDAALALGATRWEMIRGAVFPHSFGGVVGAVMLGLGRAMGETIAVALVIGGATNITANLFAPGNSMAAVIVQQFGESTGTFTAALIGLGVVLFAMTVLINVLAQVIVRRAEARMKGSVA